One segment of Shewanella piezotolerans WP3 DNA contains the following:
- a CDS encoding LysR family transcriptional regulator has translation MYNLEQLRMFVETAESGSFSACARRLGKVQSAVSQGIANLEIELNTNLFDRSSRKPSLTAHGERLLPFAQAILRQTYELDSVTNALNLFHETEIKLAIDDALLPMMARILDSFAEHFPGTNLELYAVATPDVLSLVDGGKADLGLMFASSEFPQKVDVCYVGNMPFNGVVSPAHPLAELNMVTVADLIPHRQLLIRSLDGQALAHSPIVSSHIWWGNSFNAINALVKQGLGWGYVPSYMAEQYERQGEMVCLQLSFDHKPWRVPIDRVMAKQKTKGPALTWLADAVTDLLDG, from the coding sequence ATGTATAACTTGGAACAGTTAAGAATGTTTGTTGAAACTGCCGAATCGGGTTCATTTTCGGCTTGTGCGAGACGGCTCGGCAAGGTGCAATCAGCAGTGAGTCAGGGAATAGCGAATCTTGAGATAGAGCTAAACACTAACTTGTTTGATCGCTCTAGTCGTAAGCCCTCTTTAACGGCACACGGTGAGAGGTTGCTGCCTTTTGCTCAGGCCATTTTACGGCAAACCTATGAGTTAGACTCAGTGACGAATGCGCTTAACCTTTTCCATGAAACTGAGATTAAGCTAGCAATCGATGATGCGCTTCTGCCGATGATGGCGCGTATATTAGATTCCTTTGCAGAGCATTTTCCAGGTACTAATCTGGAGCTGTATGCAGTTGCGACTCCAGATGTATTAAGCTTGGTTGATGGGGGAAAAGCAGATTTGGGTTTGATGTTTGCCAGTAGCGAATTCCCACAGAAAGTTGATGTTTGTTATGTTGGTAATATGCCTTTTAATGGGGTGGTGAGTCCTGCCCACCCATTGGCTGAGCTTAATATGGTGACCGTTGCTGATCTGATCCCCCACCGCCAATTGTTGATCCGAAGCCTTGATGGGCAAGCGTTGGCCCACAGCCCAATCGTCTCTTCACATATTTGGTGGGGCAACAGTTTCAATGCAATCAACGCTTTAGTTAAACAGGGGTTAGGCTGGGGTTATGTTCCTTCTTATATGGCAGAGCAGTATGAGCGTCAAGGTGAGATGGTGTGTTTGCAACTTAGCTTTGATCATAAACCGTGGCGAGTGCCCATTGACCGCGTGATGGCTAAGCAAAAAACTAAAGGGCCAGCGTTAACTTGGTTGGCTGATGCTGTGACGGATCTGTTGGATGGTTAA
- a CDS encoding flavin-containing monooxygenase, whose product MKEFIIIGAGQSGLSMAYNLSTNNKDYLILDANEHIGAPWLKRWDSLKLFTPAEYNHLPGMPFPFPKGYYPNKYEVADYLKSYVEKFSMPIEFNQRITSVKKVDGIFEITSDTASYKAKQLIIATGPFHTPYTPACHVDIAPNITQLHSENYKSPEQLQDGDCLVVGAGDSGVQILSEIAETGRKVHFSGTDKIAAIPQSFLGKTLWWWFTKIGFLSVSRFSKLGQWLSKGVQPVIGTDVKSLLAKDNVIHMGRTLSADESSIKFQKGSVSSIKNVIWATGFKPNFFWIEDISFDEMNYPSNYRGVSSDVDGLYFIGLPWLYTRGSATLGGVWKDAKYLMNHIQEIR is encoded by the coding sequence ATGAAAGAATTTATCATTATCGGCGCAGGTCAGTCTGGGCTATCTATGGCTTACAACTTATCAACCAATAACAAAGATTACCTGATTTTAGACGCCAACGAACATATTGGCGCACCTTGGCTAAAACGTTGGGACTCATTAAAGCTTTTTACCCCTGCTGAATATAATCACCTTCCCGGAATGCCATTTCCATTCCCAAAAGGCTATTACCCGAATAAATATGAAGTTGCTGACTACCTAAAGAGTTATGTCGAGAAGTTCTCAATGCCGATTGAGTTTAACCAAAGAATAACCTCGGTTAAGAAAGTGGATGGTATTTTTGAAATAACCAGCGATACTGCAAGCTATAAAGCTAAGCAGTTGATTATTGCAACTGGTCCGTTTCATACTCCCTATACGCCTGCTTGCCATGTTGATATCGCGCCAAATATTACCCAACTTCACAGTGAGAACTATAAGAGCCCTGAGCAGTTACAAGATGGCGATTGCTTAGTGGTTGGGGCTGGAGATTCTGGTGTACAAATTTTGTCTGAAATAGCAGAAACCGGGCGTAAAGTGCATTTTTCTGGCACCGATAAAATTGCTGCTATTCCGCAATCATTCTTAGGTAAAACCTTATGGTGGTGGTTTACCAAAATCGGCTTTTTATCAGTTTCACGCTTTAGTAAATTAGGCCAATGGCTCAGTAAAGGCGTACAGCCAGTTATTGGTACTGATGTGAAGTCCTTGCTAGCAAAAGACAATGTTATCCATATGGGAAGGACTTTGTCTGCAGATGAAAGCAGCATTAAGTTTCAAAAAGGCAGCGTGAGTAGTATTAAAAATGTCATCTGGGCGACAGGCTTTAAACCCAACTTTTTCTGGATTGAAGATATCTCTTTTGATGAAATGAACTACCCGAGCAACTATCGCGGCGTAAGTAGCGACGTCGATGGGCTCTATTTCATCGGTTTACCTTGGCTGTATACCCGCGGCTCAGCAACGCTTGGTGGTGTATGGAAAGATGCTAAGTATTTGATGAACCATATTCAAGAAATCAGATAA